One genomic region from Zalophus californianus isolate mZalCal1 chromosome 12, mZalCal1.pri.v2, whole genome shotgun sequence encodes:
- the LOC113911395 gene encoding LOW QUALITY PROTEIN: vacuolar protein sorting-associated protein 4A-like (The sequence of the model RefSeq protein was modified relative to this genomic sequence to represent the inferred CDS: deleted 1 base in 1 codon): protein MTTSTLQKAIDLVTKATEEDKAKNYEEALRLYQHAVEYFLHAIKYEAHSDKAKESIRAKCMQYLDRAEKLKDYLRSKEKHGKKPVKENQSESKGSDSDSEGDNPEKKKLQEQLMGAVVMEKPNIRWSDVAGLEGAKEALKEAVILPIKFPHLFTGKRTPWRGILLFGPPGTGKSYLAKAVATEANNSTFFSVSSSDLMSKWLGESEKLVKNLFELARQHKPSIIFIDEVDSLCGSRNENESEAARRIKTEFLVQMQGVGNNNDGTLVLGATNIPWVLDSAIRRRFEKRIYIPLPEEAARAQMFRLHLGSTPHNLTDANIHELARKTEGYSGADISIIVRDSLMQPVRKVQSATHFKKVCGPSRTNPSVMIDDLLTPCSPGDPGAMEMTWMDVPGDKLLEPVVCMSDMLRSLATTRPTVNADDLLKVKKFSEDFGQES from the exons ATGACAACGTCAACCCTCCAGAAAGCCATTGATCTGGTGACGAAAGCCACTGAGGAGGATAAAGCCAAGAATTACGAGGAGGCACTCCGGCTCTACCAGCATGCTGTGGAGTATTTCCTACACGCTATCAAATATGAGGCACACAGCGACAAGGCCAAGGAGAGCATTCGAGCCAAGTGCATGCAGTACCTAGACCGGGCGGAGAAGCTGAAGGATTACTTACGAAGCAAAGAGAAGCATGGCAAGAAGCCAGTCAAAGAAAATCAGAGTGAGAGCAAGGGCAGTGATAGTGACAGTGAAGGGGATaatccagagaaaaagaaattgcaagaACAACTGATGGGTGCTGTTGTGATGGAGAAGCCCAACATTCGGTGGAGTGATGTGGCTGGGCTGGAGGGGGCCAAGGAGGCCCTCAAAGAAGCTGTCATTTTGCCAATTAAATTCCCACACTTGTTCACGGGCAAGCGTACACCTTGGCGAGGGATACTGCTCTTTGGACCCCCTGGCACAGGGAAATCCTACCTGGCCAAAGCGGTGGCCACAGAGGCCAACAACTCCACCTTTTTCTCAGTGTCCTCCTCAGACTTGATGTCTAAGTGGTTGGGGGAGAGTGAGAAGCTCGTCAAGAACCTGTTTGAGCTGGCCAGGCAGCACAAGCCCTCCATCATCTTCATCGATGAGGTGGATTCCCTCTGCGGGTCACGCAATGAAAATGAGAGCGAGGCTGCCCGAAGGATCAAAACGGAGTTCTTGGTCCAgatgcagggggtggggaataACAACGATGGGACTCTGGTTCTTGGTGCCACAAATATCCCCTGGGTGTTGGATTCAGCCATTAGAAGGAGGTTTGAAAAGCGGATTTACATTCCGCTGCCTGAGGAGGCTGCCCGTGCCCAGATGTTCCGGTTGCATCTGGGGAGCACTCCCCACAACCTCACAGATGCCAACATCCACGAGCTGGCCCGGAAGACGGAAGGCTACTCAGGTGCTGACATCAGCATCATTGTGCGG GACTCCCTCATGCAGCCTGTTAGAAAAGTTCAGTCAGCAACACACTTCAAAAAGGTCTGTGGCCCTTCCCGCACCAACCCTAGCGTTATGATCGATGACCTCCTGACCCCATGCTCACCAGGGGACCCAGGGGCCATGGAGATGACTTGGATGGATGTCCCTGGTGACAAACTCTTAGAGCCTGTGGTTTGCATGTCGGACATGCTCCGGTCTCTGGCCACCACTCGGCCCACCGTGAATGCAGACGATCTCCTGAAAGTGAAGAAATTCTCAGAGGACTTCGGACAGGAGAGTTAA